The following proteins are encoded in a genomic region of Natrinema sp. DC36:
- a CDS encoding ABC transporter permease subunit: MFELTRYDGRHRVRGGIYLSVGLSLLAAMVIWVYPSFEAEIDLDQLLAAYPEPILQVMGVQTMASLGGFLSFELYTFGWIILLGLYLAYATAGTIADDVDRGRMDVLLSMPISRSRVVAERFAAMAVPIVGANVLPPIVVYVGARLIDHPLAAADVLAVHLLSIPYLFACAGIGLLASVVFDRAAIAQRVALGVTFALFLSESLLSGTDAEAIGAIAPMRYYDPNAILLEGTYDLAGAGVLVAMTLGLLIAAQFWFGRSDLP, from the coding sequence ATGTTTGAACTGACGCGGTACGACGGTCGTCACCGGGTTCGTGGGGGGATCTATCTCTCGGTCGGGTTGTCCCTACTCGCCGCGATGGTCATCTGGGTGTACCCCTCGTTCGAGGCCGAGATCGATCTCGATCAGCTGCTGGCCGCCTATCCGGAGCCGATCCTGCAGGTGATGGGCGTCCAGACGATGGCGAGCCTGGGCGGCTTCCTCTCGTTCGAACTCTACACGTTCGGATGGATCATCCTGCTCGGCCTCTATCTGGCCTACGCCACGGCAGGGACGATCGCCGACGACGTCGATCGCGGTCGCATGGACGTCCTGTTGTCGATGCCGATCTCTCGGTCTCGAGTGGTCGCCGAGCGCTTCGCCGCGATGGCCGTTCCGATCGTCGGCGCGAACGTCCTGCCGCCGATCGTCGTCTACGTCGGCGCGCGATTGATCGACCATCCCCTCGCCGCCGCGGACGTGCTCGCGGTCCACCTGCTCTCGATCCCCTATCTGTTCGCCTGCGCCGGGATCGGCCTGCTCGCGTCTGTCGTCTTCGACCGGGCCGCGATCGCCCAGCGGGTGGCCCTCGGCGTTACCTTCGCGCTGTTCCTGTCGGAGTCGCTGTTGTCCGGGACCGACGCCGAAGCCATCGGGGCAATCGCACCCATGCGCTACTACGATCCGAACGCGATCCTGCTCGAGGGGACCTACGATCTCGCCGGTGCGGGGGTTCTCGTGGCCATGACTCTCGGGCTCCTGATCGCGGCCCAGTTCTGGTTCGGCCGGAGCGACCTGCCGTAA
- a CDS encoding zinc-dependent alcohol dehydrogenase family protein, whose product MKAVVFQGANEPLEIQEVDRPTCEENGVVVETEACGICRSDWHAWQGDWDWIGLMPTPGLIFGHEPVGRVVEVGDGVERFSEGDLVTNPFNLSDGTCPHCREGRANICEKSVPMGFVPFQQGAFAEEYPVRNADQNLVTVPESVDPAEVAGLGCRFATAFHGIVHRVDVTPGDWVAVHGCGGVGLSAVHIASALGGNVIAIDVVPEKLELARELGAIETVDSERVDDVPQAVKAHTEKSRGVDVSIDALGIAETVRNSINSLGKGGQHLQIGMTTSEEGGDVSVPVDTMVTDEREFYGSYGMPPNEYDDIFRMMDGGKIDPGKIVTETCALEDVPGVMDRLGEYETMGIPVCTEF is encoded by the coding sequence GTGAAAGCAGTAGTCTTCCAGGGCGCGAACGAGCCCCTCGAGATACAGGAAGTTGACCGACCGACGTGCGAGGAAAACGGCGTGGTCGTCGAAACCGAAGCCTGCGGCATCTGTCGGAGCGACTGGCACGCCTGGCAGGGCGACTGGGACTGGATCGGACTGATGCCCACGCCGGGACTGATCTTCGGACACGAGCCCGTCGGCCGGGTCGTCGAGGTCGGCGACGGCGTCGAGCGCTTCAGCGAGGGCGACCTCGTCACAAATCCGTTCAACCTGAGCGACGGGACCTGTCCGCACTGCCGGGAAGGACGGGCGAACATCTGCGAGAAATCGGTGCCGATGGGCTTCGTCCCCTTCCAGCAGGGCGCGTTCGCCGAGGAGTACCCGGTCCGGAACGCCGATCAGAACCTCGTGACGGTCCCCGAATCGGTCGATCCCGCCGAGGTCGCGGGGCTGGGCTGTCGGTTCGCGACCGCGTTTCACGGAATCGTCCACCGCGTGGACGTCACCCCCGGCGACTGGGTCGCGGTCCACGGCTGCGGCGGCGTCGGCCTCTCCGCGGTTCACATCGCCAGCGCCCTGGGCGGGAACGTCATCGCGATCGACGTCGTCCCCGAAAAGCTCGAGTTAGCTAGAGAGCTCGGTGCGATCGAGACGGTCGACTCCGAGCGCGTCGACGACGTTCCCCAGGCGGTGAAGGCTCACACCGAGAAGAGCCGCGGCGTCGACGTCTCGATCGACGCGCTGGGGATCGCGGAGACGGTCCGAAACTCGATCAACTCGCTCGGCAAGGGCGGGCAACACCTCCAGATCGGGATGACGACGTCCGAGGAGGGCGGTGACGTTTCCGTCCCGGTCGACACCATGGTCACCGACGAGCGCGAGTTCTACGGCTCCTACGGGATGCCACCCAACGAGTACGACGACATCTTCCGGATGATGGACGGCGGGAAGATCGATCCGGGGAAGATCGTCACTGAGACCTGCGCGCTCGAGGACGTTCCCGGCGTGATGGACCGACTCGGCGAGTACGAGACGATGGGGATCCCGGTCTGCACCGAGTTCTGA
- the proB gene encoding glutamate 5-kinase: MSSELEEGAVAAARQLAADADRVIVKAGTNSLTDADSNLDDEKLDKLVDDLEDLLSRDKEVILVSSGAIGAGTGRVGASTGTVEESQALSTVGQSHLMHRYTESFARYDRKVAQLLLTQHDLENPERFTNLRNTIETLLEWGVVPIINENDAVATEEIRIGDNDMLSSATTIGIDADLLVTLTDVGGVYTGNPKRDPDAERIEAVGTNYDTVQEIISESTSDGFGGIQTKVEGARDVSEHGIPAVIAKSTEPDVLAKIATAKPVGTLFLPINGVSDD; the protein is encoded by the coding sequence ATGAGTAGCGAACTCGAGGAAGGGGCCGTCGCGGCGGCGCGACAGCTCGCGGCCGACGCGGACCGCGTGATCGTCAAGGCGGGGACGAACTCCCTGACCGACGCGGATTCCAATCTCGACGACGAGAAACTCGACAAGCTCGTCGACGACCTCGAGGACCTCCTCTCCCGTGACAAGGAGGTCATCCTCGTCTCGTCGGGCGCGATCGGGGCCGGTACGGGCCGGGTCGGGGCGTCGACCGGCACCGTCGAGGAGTCCCAGGCGCTGTCGACCGTCGGGCAGAGCCACCTCATGCACCGCTACACCGAGAGCTTCGCGCGCTACGACCGGAAGGTCGCCCAGCTACTGCTGACCCAGCACGACCTCGAGAACCCGGAGCGGTTCACGAACCTCCGGAACACGATCGAGACGCTGCTCGAGTGGGGCGTCGTTCCGATCATCAACGAGAACGACGCGGTCGCGACCGAGGAGATCCGGATCGGCGACAACGACATGCTCTCGTCGGCGACGACGATCGGCATCGATGCGGACCTGCTGGTCACGCTGACCGACGTCGGCGGCGTCTACACCGGCAACCCGAAGCGCGATCCCGACGCCGAACGCATCGAAGCGGTCGGCACCAACTACGACACGGTACAGGAGATCATTTCCGAGAGCACGTCCGACGGGTTCGGCGGCATCCAGACGAAAGTCGAGGGCGCGCGCGACGTCAGCGAGCACGGAATTCCGGCCGTCATCGCGAAGTCCACCGAGCCCGACGTCCTCGCAAAGATCGCTACTGCCAAGCCCGTGGGGACCCTATTCCTTCCCATCAACGGTGTGAGCGATGACTGA
- a CDS encoding aldehyde dehydrogenase family protein produces MQTGYYDRDRYDVGDSVLERHRSAAETVLSRDRYGHLIDGEWVDAADGEEGRAIDATTGEALATVQVGSAADVDRAVEAARATFEGSWGQLSPRQRADRLAEIADRLEDRKTAIAKLDSLEAGKPNLHALFVDCEVLIEQFRHFAALARSTDEGRVVPTGDEKHVFTRREPYGVVGAISAWNFPAMFVAWKLGPALATGNAVVLKPSERATLSSLEVARVCDRVLPPGTVNVVTGLGEDVGAAMTAHDDVDKLSLTGSHASGVATLESAAQTITPTSLELGGKSPNIVFPDADLEQAILGTIVSIFFNSGQQCTAGSRLYLHREIREEFLDLLESAIDNLGVGDPLAPTTDVGPMIDHTHQSSVREYVDDAVAEGATLRIGGENAAVDDDLEGAPFVQPTVLTDVGDDDRVGCEEVFGPVLSVFEWSDRDDVLQRANDTSYGLAAGVWTTDLGAAHEFAAELEAGTVWINTYNDLFDPAPHGGYKESGTGRELAEEALEDYSQVKTVKVNLGGVPKMG; encoded by the coding sequence ATGCAGACCGGATACTACGATCGGGATCGGTACGACGTCGGTGACTCCGTCCTCGAGCGCCACCGTTCGGCGGCGGAGACGGTTCTCTCGCGCGACCGGTACGGCCACCTGATCGACGGCGAGTGGGTCGACGCCGCCGACGGCGAGGAGGGACGGGCGATCGACGCGACCACGGGCGAAGCGCTCGCGACGGTCCAGGTCGGCTCCGCCGCGGATGTCGATCGGGCCGTCGAGGCCGCGCGGGCGACGTTCGAGGGAAGCTGGGGCCAGCTCTCCCCCAGACAGCGCGCCGACCGACTCGCGGAGATCGCCGACCGACTCGAGGATCGCAAGACGGCGATCGCGAAACTCGACAGCCTCGAGGCGGGGAAGCCGAACCTCCACGCGCTGTTCGTCGACTGCGAGGTGCTGATCGAGCAGTTCCGCCACTTCGCCGCGCTCGCGCGGTCGACCGATGAGGGCCGGGTCGTGCCGACGGGCGACGAGAAACACGTCTTCACGCGCCGCGAACCGTACGGCGTCGTCGGCGCGATTTCCGCGTGGAACTTCCCCGCGATGTTCGTCGCGTGGAAGCTCGGCCCGGCGCTGGCGACCGGCAACGCGGTCGTCCTCAAACCGTCCGAACGAGCCACGCTCTCGTCGCTCGAGGTCGCGCGGGTCTGCGATCGCGTCCTCCCGCCGGGAACGGTCAACGTCGTCACCGGCCTCGGCGAGGACGTCGGCGCGGCGATGACCGCTCACGACGACGTCGACAAACTGAGTTTGACCGGCTCGCACGCGTCAGGCGTTGCCACTCTCGAGAGCGCCGCGCAGACGATCACGCCGACGTCGCTCGAACTCGGCGGGAAGAGTCCGAACATCGTCTTTCCGGACGCCGACCTCGAGCAGGCGATCCTGGGGACGATCGTGAGCATCTTCTTCAACTCGGGACAGCAGTGTACGGCGGGGTCACGGCTGTACCTTCACAGGGAGATCCGCGAGGAGTTCCTGGACCTGCTCGAGAGCGCCATCGACAACCTCGGCGTCGGCGACCCCCTCGCGCCGACGACCGACGTCGGGCCGATGATCGATCACACCCACCAGTCGTCGGTTCGCGAGTACGTCGACGACGCCGTCGCCGAGGGCGCGACGCTGCGCATCGGTGGCGAAAACGCCGCGGTCGACGACGACCTCGAGGGTGCCCCGTTCGTCCAGCCGACGGTGCTCACCGACGTGGGCGACGACGACCGCGTCGGCTGCGAGGAAGTGTTCGGTCCCGTGCTTTCCGTCTTCGAGTGGAGCGACCGCGACGACGTTCTCCAGCGGGCCAACGACACGTCGTACGGGCTCGCCGCGGGCGTCTGGACCACGGACCTCGGCGCGGCCCACGAGTTCGCGGCCGAACTCGAGGCCGGGACGGTCTGGATCAACACCTACAACGACCTCTTCGATCCGGCACCCCACGGCGGCTACAAGGAGAGCGGCACGGGTCGAGAGCTCGCCGAGGAGGCGCTCGAGGACTACTCGCAGGTGAAGACGGTCAAAGTGAACCTCGGTGGCGTTCCGAAGATGGGCTGA
- a CDS encoding helix-turn-helix domain-containing protein yields the protein MAMLLATLVIDYPILRETLSRAPNTKVTWEQSDLTRDDTHQMLVWVDGDDEVAAFDAGLEVDPTVKTPLQVVDLDGRRLYQLELTDDGQRASVYPTVIEAGDVLQEVTATHEGWRFRVAFPSEEALEGFHAFFVDQDLAVELQQLHDGRELTNDSGSQYGITDRQREALVAAVDAGYLDIPRSCSLAELGQRLGISPNATSERFRRGVETLIENTVYPDAQSP from the coding sequence ATGGCGATGCTACTTGCGACGCTTGTAATCGACTACCCTATTCTCCGCGAAACGCTGTCGCGCGCACCGAATACGAAAGTCACGTGGGAACAGTCGGACCTCACCAGAGACGATACCCATCAGATGCTCGTCTGGGTCGACGGCGACGACGAGGTGGCTGCGTTCGACGCCGGTCTCGAGGTCGACCCGACCGTCAAAACCCCCTTACAGGTGGTCGACCTCGACGGTCGCCGACTCTACCAACTCGAGTTAACGGACGACGGTCAGCGGGCGAGCGTCTATCCGACCGTGATCGAAGCGGGCGATGTCTTACAGGAGGTAACTGCGACGCACGAGGGGTGGCGCTTTCGCGTCGCGTTCCCGAGCGAGGAGGCGCTCGAGGGGTTTCACGCCTTCTTCGTGGATCAGGATCTCGCTGTCGAACTGCAGCAGTTGCACGATGGGCGCGAGCTCACCAACGACTCCGGCTCTCAGTACGGGATCACGGATCGACAGCGGGAAGCGCTCGTCGCGGCCGTCGACGCCGGCTACCTCGACATTCCGCGGTCGTGTTCGCTCGCCGAACTCGGCCAGCGACTCGGCATCTCGCCGAACGCGACCTCGGAGCGCTTCCGGCGCGGTGTCGAGACGCTCATCGAGAACACGGTGTACCCGGACGCTCAGTCGCCCTAA
- a CDS encoding glutamate-5-semialdehyde dehydrogenase — MTETDIERDVDEAQTAALELAKLSDAERSGALHEIADAIEARTDEILAENERDVEEGERLLEEGEYTQALVDRLKLSESKIESIADMVRSVAGQDDPLGKTLAARELDEDLELYKVAVPIGVVGTVFESRPDALVQIAALALRSGNAVILKGGSEALHSNRTLFEIIEAAAASADADIPDGWAQHVEAREDVDALLEMDDAIDLLMPRGSSEFVSYIQDNTSIPVLGHTEGICHVYVDDGADLSMAEDIAYDAKVQYPAVCNAVETLLVHEDIAAAFLPAIADRYETADVEIRGDEAAREIVDVEAATDADWDTEYGDLIVSIRVVDSLEAAIDHVTTHGSKHTESIVTEDEERASTFMRSLDSASVFHNASTRFADGYRFGLGAEVGISTGKIHARGPVGLEGLTTYKYHLEGDGQLVATYAGEDAKPFTHREFDGEWSPGRLSDE, encoded by the coding sequence ATGACTGAGACCGACATCGAACGAGACGTCGACGAGGCACAGACCGCGGCCCTCGAGCTCGCGAAACTGTCCGACGCGGAGCGGAGCGGGGCGCTTCACGAGATCGCCGACGCGATCGAAGCGCGAACCGACGAGATCCTCGCGGAAAACGAGCGAGACGTCGAGGAAGGTGAGCGGCTGCTCGAGGAGGGCGAGTACACGCAGGCGCTGGTCGATCGGCTGAAGCTCTCCGAGTCGAAGATCGAGAGCATCGCCGACATGGTCCGCAGCGTCGCCGGTCAGGACGACCCCCTCGGGAAGACCCTCGCCGCGCGGGAACTCGACGAGGACCTCGAGCTGTACAAGGTCGCGGTCCCGATCGGCGTCGTCGGTACGGTGTTCGAGTCCCGACCCGACGCGCTCGTCCAGATCGCCGCGCTCGCACTCAGATCGGGGAACGCGGTCATTCTGAAGGGCGGAAGCGAGGCCCTGCACTCGAATCGAACCCTCTTCGAGATCATCGAAGCGGCCGCGGCGTCGGCGGACGCCGACATCCCCGACGGCTGGGCGCAGCACGTCGAGGCCCGCGAGGACGTCGACGCCCTGCTCGAGATGGACGACGCGATCGACCTCCTCATGCCCCGGGGAAGCTCCGAATTCGTGAGCTACATCCAGGACAACACGAGCATCCCCGTGCTGGGCCACACGGAGGGGATCTGCCACGTCTACGTCGACGACGGGGCCGACCTCTCGATGGCCGAAGACATCGCCTACGACGCGAAGGTCCAGTACCCGGCCGTGTGCAACGCCGTCGAGACGCTGCTGGTCCACGAGGATATCGCCGCGGCGTTCCTGCCGGCGATCGCGGACCGCTACGAAACCGCCGACGTCGAGATTCGCGGCGACGAGGCCGCCCGCGAGATCGTCGACGTCGAGGCCGCGACCGACGCCGACTGGGACACCGAGTACGGCGACCTGATCGTCTCGATCCGGGTCGTCGACTCGCTCGAGGCCGCGATCGATCACGTCACCACCCACGGCTCGAAACACACCGAGTCGATCGTGACCGAGGACGAAGAGCGCGCGAGCACCTTCATGCGGAGTCTCGACTCCGCGAGCGTCTTCCACAACGCCTCGACCCGCTTCGCCGACGGCTACCGGTTCGGTCTCGGTGCCGAAGTCGGCATCAGCACGGGCAAGATCCACGCCCGCGGCCCCGTCGGCCTCGAGGGACTGACCACCTACAAGTACCACCTCGAGGGCGACGGCCAACTCGTCGCCACCTACGCCGGCGAGGACGCGAAACCGTTCACGCACCGGGAGTTCGACGGCGAGTGGTCTCCCGGCCGCCTCTCCGACGAATAG
- the proC gene encoding pyrroline-5-carboxylate reductase translates to MVQTSVIGCGNMGSALIKGLWRAGNHTVTACDLDPDALESVADYVDRTTSDVSEAADADVVIVAVKPDIVGAVLEELDLSPEQTLISIAAGVSTDYVEARTDANVVRIMPNLAAETGDMAAAVTAEGVTDEVRELLDDVGEFAEIDEERMDIATAVNGSGPAFVFYLIQAMADAGVEGGLEPDDAETLAAQTFKGAAETVLRSDRSVEELIDAVCSPNGTTIEGMEVLWDSDADADVAAAVTAAEERSAELASEFASEDDE, encoded by the coding sequence ATGGTACAGACGAGCGTTATCGGTTGTGGCAACATGGGGAGCGCCCTGATCAAGGGGCTCTGGCGGGCCGGGAACCACACGGTGACCGCGTGCGATCTCGATCCCGACGCACTCGAGTCGGTCGCCGACTACGTCGATCGAACGACCTCGGACGTTTCGGAGGCGGCCGACGCCGACGTCGTGATCGTCGCGGTCAAACCGGACATCGTCGGCGCGGTTCTCGAGGAACTCGATCTCTCGCCCGAGCAGACGCTGATCTCGATCGCTGCGGGCGTCTCGACCGACTACGTCGAAGCGCGGACCGACGCGAACGTGGTTCGGATTATGCCGAATCTCGCGGCCGAGACGGGGGATATGGCGGCGGCCGTGACCGCCGAGGGCGTCACCGACGAGGTGCGGGAACTGTTGGACGATGTCGGCGAGTTCGCCGAAATCGACGAGGAGCGGATGGACATCGCGACCGCCGTCAACGGGAGCGGCCCGGCCTTCGTCTTCTATCTCATCCAGGCGATGGCGGACGCGGGCGTCGAGGGCGGCCTCGAGCCCGACGACGCCGAGACGCTGGCCGCCCAGACGTTCAAGGGGGCCGCCGAGACCGTCCTCCGGTCGGACCGGAGCGTCGAGGAACTGATCGACGCCGTCTGTTCGCCCAACGGGACGACGATCGAGGGAATGGAAGTCCTCTGGGACAGCGACGCCGACGCCGACGTTGCCGCAGCGGTGACGGCGGCCGAAGAACGCTCGGCGGAACTGGCGAGCGAATTCGCCAGTGAGGACGATGAGTAG
- the mch gene encoding methenyltetrahydromethanopterin cyclohydrolase — protein MESLNRMAIELVDEALDYAEELNIGGYDLENESTVLDFGLEFDGGIEAGLLLTEIQTAGMATPSYELGELGGASIPFVELSTDQPALSLLCSQKAGWEVLTEDFEGLGSGPARALVAEEEEFRRIGYTDAFDLTALAIETDTDPTESVAEHVAERAEVETSSVFLLAYPTASLVGSITNAARAAELATFRLSELGYDPLDIVSATGRAPVAPVAGDERTAIARTNDAIAYGGRAHLTVREDADIFDSVPSSAAEDHGRPLGEVFDDLEWDFSEVPSDLFAPAAVTIDVIGGPTYVHGETDEEILVDSFDL, from the coding sequence ATGGAAAGTCTCAATCGAATGGCGATCGAGCTGGTCGACGAGGCCCTCGACTACGCCGAGGAGTTGAATATCGGGGGTTACGACCTCGAGAACGAATCGACGGTACTCGACTTCGGCCTCGAGTTCGACGGCGGTATCGAGGCCGGGCTCCTGTTGACCGAAATTCAGACGGCTGGGATGGCGACGCCGAGCTACGAACTCGGCGAACTCGGCGGCGCGTCGATTCCCTTCGTCGAGCTATCGACGGATCAGCCGGCGCTCTCGCTGCTGTGTTCTCAGAAGGCGGGCTGGGAGGTGCTGACCGAGGACTTCGAGGGCCTCGGTAGCGGTCCCGCTCGAGCGCTGGTAGCCGAAGAAGAGGAGTTCCGCCGCATCGGCTACACCGACGCCTTCGACCTGACAGCGCTGGCCATCGAGACGGATACTGATCCGACCGAGTCCGTGGCCGAGCACGTCGCCGAGCGCGCCGAGGTCGAGACGAGCAGCGTGTTCCTGCTGGCCTATCCGACCGCGAGCCTCGTGGGGAGCATTACGAACGCCGCCCGCGCGGCCGAACTCGCGACCTTCCGGCTCTCGGAACTCGGATACGATCCCCTCGACATCGTCTCTGCGACGGGGCGCGCACCGGTCGCACCCGTCGCTGGCGACGAGCGGACGGCCATCGCGCGGACGAACGACGCGATCGCCTACGGCGGACGTGCACACCTCACGGTCCGTGAGGACGCAGATATCTTCGACTCGGTGCCCTCGAGCGCAGCCGAGGATCACGGCCGGCCGCTCGGCGAGGTCTTCGACGACCTCGAGTGGGACTTCTCGGAGGTGCCGTCGGATCTCTTCGCGCCCGCGGCGGTGACGATCGACGTGATCGGCGGGCCGACGTACGTCCACGGCGAAACGGACGAGGAGATCCTCGTCGACTCCTTCGACCTGTAA
- a CDS encoding bile acid:sodium symporter, which translates to MMRSTEWLQRRQILVYAIAVALAVGIGAGRPSTAPLLERLITPVLAVLLYATFLEIPFGRFRDGFTNGRFMAGALGLNFLVVPIVVYGLTRFLPQEPVILVGAFMVLLTPCIDYVIPFTELADGDAEQITVATPALLLLQLLLLPLYLWLFMGGRIATAVDPEPFLEAFLFLIALPLTLAWLTELGATRSGIARGWQSAMGWLPVPMMGATLLVVIASQLPRVQDSIGQIAAVVPVYVAFLVVMPIIGRVAAGVLRLETGESRALVFTAVTRNSLVVLPLALALPAGYELAPAVVVTQTLVELTGMVVLTRVVPAWLVQEPPDAISVPGIAPEE; encoded by the coding sequence ATGATGCGTTCCACCGAGTGGTTGCAGCGCCGGCAGATTCTCGTCTACGCGATCGCGGTCGCACTCGCCGTCGGAATCGGCGCGGGGCGGCCGTCGACTGCGCCGCTCTTAGAGCGACTCATCACCCCCGTTCTGGCGGTGTTGCTGTACGCGACCTTCCTCGAGATCCCGTTCGGCCGATTTCGCGATGGGTTCACCAACGGTCGGTTCATGGCCGGCGCACTCGGGTTGAACTTCCTCGTCGTCCCGATCGTCGTCTACGGCCTCACCCGGTTTCTCCCGCAGGAGCCGGTGATTCTCGTCGGCGCGTTCATGGTGCTGTTGACGCCCTGCATCGACTACGTGATCCCGTTTACGGAGCTCGCCGACGGGGACGCCGAGCAGATCACCGTCGCGACGCCGGCGCTCTTGCTCCTGCAGTTGCTCCTCCTGCCGCTCTACCTCTGGCTGTTCATGGGGGGTCGGATCGCGACAGCCGTCGATCCCGAGCCGTTCCTCGAGGCGTTCCTCTTCCTCATCGCCCTGCCGCTGACGCTCGCGTGGCTCACCGAACTGGGTGCGACGCGCTCGGGGATCGCTCGCGGATGGCAGTCGGCGATGGGATGGCTTCCCGTCCCAATGATGGGGGCGACCCTGCTGGTCGTGATCGCCTCACAGCTCCCCCGCGTGCAGGATTCGATCGGGCAGATCGCGGCGGTCGTCCCGGTGTACGTCGCGTTCCTCGTCGTCATGCCGATTATCGGCCGAGTGGCGGCCGGCGTGCTTCGGCTGGAGACCGGTGAAAGCCGCGCGCTCGTCTTCACCGCCGTGACACGGAACTCGTTGGTCGTGTTGCCGCTGGCGCTCGCGCTCCCGGCGGGTTATGAGCTCGCACCGGCGGTCGTCGTCACGCAGACGCTCGTGGAACTGACGGGCATGGTTGTCCTCACTCGAGTGGTGCCGGCATGGCTCGTCCAGGAACCCCCGGACGCGATTTCGGTCCCCGGCATCGCGCCGGAGGAGTGA
- a CDS encoding ABC transporter ATP-binding protein has translation MAAIELEELTKDYGEVLANDGVTFDVERGEIFGYLGPNGAGKTTTIRTLLGFISPTAGSARLLGRDITDEGDLLEAKRRLGYLPDSPAFDETATGREILDLHASIKGDERSGELLELFDPPLDRPVREYSRGNVQKLGLVTTFMQDPELVILDEPTSGLDPLLQQRFTEFLRTERERGLTVFFSSHILSEVRKLCDRVGVIRNGRLVTVEPVESLLDRSGKFVRLHAAESIPSRALELDGIHGLESERGAGSGAGSSDGTEYAFTFTGDINTLLERLREYRLLDCTIEEAPLEEVFMRFYGDEGTDAGSAAGDRVPAGTGAADDGVGGDGDV, from the coding sequence ATGGCCGCAATCGAACTCGAGGAGCTCACGAAGGACTACGGGGAGGTGCTCGCAAACGACGGCGTGACGTTCGACGTCGAGCGGGGGGAGATCTTCGGCTACCTCGGCCCGAACGGCGCGGGGAAGACGACGACGATCCGGACGCTGCTGGGGTTCATCTCGCCGACCGCCGGTTCGGCGCGGCTGCTGGGTCGCGACATCACCGACGAGGGGGACCTCCTCGAGGCCAAGCGGCGACTCGGCTATCTCCCCGACAGCCCGGCGTTCGACGAGACGGCGACGGGTCGCGAAATACTCGACCTGCACGCGTCGATCAAGGGCGACGAGCGCAGCGGGGAGTTGCTCGAACTGTTCGACCCGCCGCTGGATCGGCCGGTGCGGGAGTACTCTCGGGGGAACGTCCAGAAGCTGGGGCTCGTGACGACGTTCATGCAGGATCCCGAGCTGGTGATCCTGGACGAGCCGACGAGCGGGTTAGATCCTCTGTTACAACAGCGGTTTACGGAGTTCCTCCGGACCGAACGAGAGCGGGGGCTCACGGTGTTTTTCTCCTCGCACATCCTGAGCGAGGTGCGAAAGCTCTGCGACCGCGTCGGCGTCATTCGGAACGGGCGGCTGGTCACGGTCGAACCGGTGGAATCGCTCCTCGATAGGAGCGGCAAGTTCGTCCGCCTGCACGCCGCGGAGTCGATCCCGAGCCGAGCCCTCGAACTCGACGGCATCCACGGCCTCGAGTCCGAGCGCGGTGCCGGATCGGGCGCCGGATCGAGCGACGGGACCGAATACGCGTTCACGTTCACCGGCGATATCAACACCCTGCTCGAGCGGCTTCGGGAATACCGACTGCTCGATTGCACGATCGAGGAAGCGCCGCTCGAGGAGGTTTTCATGCGGTTTTACGGCGACGAGGGGACGGACGCCGGCTCGGCTGCTGGGGATCGAGTCCCCGCCGGTACCGGCGCGGCGGACGACGGCGTCGGGGGTGACGGCGATGTTTGA